From a single Eleginops maclovinus isolate JMC-PN-2008 ecotype Puerto Natales chromosome 18, JC_Emac_rtc_rv5, whole genome shotgun sequence genomic region:
- the LOC134880440 gene encoding lebercilin-like protein, which translates to MCERQQSLMQQVLAHRKEGDGDALSCSTDRWSPPSTLLCGSNYSCDFEEQADSLTYKTQEVKTPNEHGRKIGNKETHKKKTNQNANRHVPKLPPIKPPQVSKPSILSASSTCIRDLKSRVVDLQQQLSEAQTEIKLLKSLQHRHTVALQHFQESESSISQILAKHSNETRVLQRLLSETRLCRDSLARQLQSTESNLRSTKASLQHLQLLSQDHSLLHREELSLRLDRASAQLECKDRRIQDLEKNLELSQASFNRQIFAQQRKINEARKITGYLQEQIYHMNKEIQDRERELETHNIYSQRFLKGSAKKGKQTQQSIFSFTGSKSKMVQTDPLVHLSYDAASLLELKYPEKLEEQESSVNQGPYNPVEESLAINNPETGVSADLMLEENHQEETETCAENPKTEGSANVTIEENHKEECETCAENQKSECSENVTIEENHPEECETDEQSSSDEGTEYQSEGDYAEEEEDPEALEASAEERKTEDETSYILEKSLKANGPDRQRYKLPKIRRNYTFKQSIENMHSGKPAYSIFSAYQSAKSPMKVDTLSGDGVHELCLHARKSRKGGAGIPQGK; encoded by the exons ATGTGTGAGAGGCAGCAGAGCCTGATGCAGCAGGTGCTCGCTCACAGGAAGGAGGGTGATGGAGACGccctgagctgcagcactgaCAGGTGGTCCCCTCCCTCCACACTGCTCTGTGGCTCAAACTACTCATGTGACTTCGAAGAGCAGGCTGACTCGCTTACATACAAAACCCAGGAAGTCAAGACACCAAATGAACATGGTAGAAAAATag GTAACAAAGAGACCcacaagaagaagacaaaccAGAATGCAAACCGCCACGTCCCGAAGCTGCCCCCGATCAAGCCCCCCCAAGTTTCTAAGCCTAGCATCCTGTCGGCAAGCTCCACCTGCATCAGGGACCTGAAGAGCCGAGTGGTGgatctgcagcagcagctgagcgAAGCCCAGACAGAGATCAAGCTGCTGAAGAGCCTCCAGCACCGCCACACGGTGGCACTGCAGCACTTCCAGGAGTCTGAAAGCAGCATCTCACAG ATCCTCGCCAAGCACAGCAACGAGACCCGGGTTCTGCAGCGGCTGCTCAGTGAGACCCGTCTCTGCCGTGACAGTCTGGCCAGGCAGCTTCAGAGCACAGAGAGTAATCTGCGCAGCACAAAGGCCAGTCTGCAACACCTGCAGCTGCTCAGCCAGGACCACAGCCTGCTGCACAGAGAGGAGCTCTCCCTCAGGCTGGACAGGGCCTCTGCACAGCTGGAGTGCAAGGACCGGAGGATACAG GACTTGGAGAAGAACCTTGAGTTGAGCCAGGCCTCATTTAACCGCCAAATATTCGCCCAACAAAGAAAGATCAATGAGGCCAGGAAGATTACCGGCTACCTGCAAGAGCAAATATATCACATGAACAAAGAGATCCAG gatagagagagagaactgGAAACACACAATATTTACTCCCAAAGATTCCTAAAAGGAtctgcaaaaaaaggaaaacaaacccaACAA AGTATCTTTTCTTTTACAGGCAGCAAAAGTAAGATGGTTCAGACGGATCCATTAGTCCATCTCTCTTATGATGCCGCAAGTCTTTTGGAATTAAAATATCCAGAaaagctggaggagcaggagagctCTGTGAACCAG GGTCCTTACAATCCAGTGGAGGAGTCTTTGGCTATAAACAATCCAGAGACAGGTGTTTCCGCAGATCTCATGTTAGAAGAGAATCACCAAGAGGAAACTGAAACATGTGCAG AAAATCCAAAGACAGAGGGTTCTGCAAATGTCACGATAGAAGAGAATCACAAAGAGGAATGTGAGACATGTGCAG AAAATCAAAAGTCAGAGTGTTCTGAAAATGTCACAATAGAGGAGAATCACCCAGAAGAATGTGAGACAG atgAGCAGAGTAGTTCAGATGAGGGCACAGAATATCAATCTGAGGGAGACTATGCCGAAGAAGAGGAGGATCCAGAGGCCCTTGAGGCTTCAGCAGAGGAGCGGAAAACAGAGGACGAGACATCCTATATTCTGGAAAAATCTCTGAAAGCTAATGGACCTGACAGACAAAGATACAAGCTCCCGAAAATCAGACGCAACTACACTtttaaac